A window of the Linepithema humile isolate Giens D197 chromosome 4, Lhum_UNIL_v1.0, whole genome shotgun sequence genome harbors these coding sequences:
- the LOC105669624 gene encoding probable inactive allantoicase isoform X1 yields the protein MSNNRSKKKQNNQQLMESCEFTCTRVKKKSKNSKQKDNSEESGANISSRVNMSHNRSKEEHNNQQLMESCEFTCTRMKKKSKNSKQKDNSEESGANISSRVNMSDNRSKEEHNNQQLMESCEFTCTRMKKKSKNSKQKDNSEESGATISSRTETESNAESEEFDYHHSLELKEVTSEKNGAKIIFATDDFYGVAENLLKNDDPVCNEHMMFSNKTNNNVDGWKTQKMRNERHNFVIIQLPGATVIQSICINTACFINEFSEFSVQGKMLSECLIGIKYKPNRTNKLGTSCNMKDYISMHDNTKDWNYLILPSTLSSGYPSMCKKSFCVLPHYNVTHLRLNIFPDGGIARFRAYGKVIPAVTPINRDIDLISSLYNSHCTLFSDSSIGHPNNIILPNEATSIVEGWNTVEKHYKYYKFNETSFDEISVESWAIFRLGCRGTVTHVVIDTRLFTGNAPYMVRVQGCFGKTDDNLNDKWEKLISDVHINPGTELSITVDKDQNSIVNWVKITIKPDGGISRFRVFGKPKILRQKI from the exons GTAAACATGAGCCACAATCGATCGAAAGAAGAACACAACAATCAACAATTAATGGAATCGTGCGAATTCACATGCACAAGA atgaaaaaaaagagcaaaaatTCCAAACAGAAGGATAACTCTGAAGAATCGGGCGCAAATATATCCTCAAGA GTAAACATGAGCGACAATCGATCGAAAGAAGAACACAACAATCAACAATTAATGGAATCGTGCGAATTCACATGTACAAGA atgaaaaaaaagagcaaaaatTCCAAACAGAAGGATAACTCTGAAGAATCGGGCGCAACCATATCCTCAAGA ACAGAAACGGAGAGCAACGCTGAATCTGAAGAGTTCGACTATCATCATTCATTGGAATTAAAAGAAGTCACATccgaaaaa aacggagcaaaaattatatttgcaaccGATGATTTTTACGGCGTGGCTGAAAATCTACTTAAA aatGATGATCCTGTATGCAATGAACACATGATGTTCAGTAACAAAACCAACAACAATGTCGACGGATGGAAAACCCAAAAAATGCGAAATGAACGgcataattttgttattatccAATTACCCGGTGCAACTGTTATACAGTCCATTTGTATAAACACTGCCTGCTTTATCAACGAGTTTTCAGAATTTTCCGTACAAGGCAAAATGCTATCCGAAT gTTTAATTGGCATTAAATATAAGCCAAATCGTACAAATAAATTAGGCACATCTTGCAATATGAAAGACTACATATCCATGCACGATAATACAAAg GATTGGAACTATTTGATTTTACCATCCACTCTGAGCTCCGGCTATCCATCTATGTGTAAAAAGTCCTTCTGCGTCTTACCGCATTACAACGTGACCCATTTGCGACTCAATATTTTCCCAGACGGAGGTATTGCCAGATTTCGCGCTTACGGAAAGGTGATACCCGCCGTTACACCAATAAATAGGGACATTGATTTAATCTCCTCTTTGTATAATAGTCATTGTACATTATTCAGTGACAGTTCCATTGGACAtcctaataatattattctaccTAATGAAGCCACAAGCATTGTTGAAGGATGGAATACTGTagaaaaacattacaaatactacaaatttaatgaaacgtCATTCGATGAG atatcgGTCGAATCCTGGGCTATATTTAGGTTGGGATGCAGAGGCACAGTCACTCATGTTGTTATTGATACAAGACTTTTCACTGGCAATGCTCCATACATGGTACGAGTGCAAGGATGTTTTGGAAAAACTGATGATAATTTAAACGACAAATGGGAAAAACTCATATCGGATGTTCAT ataaatcCGGGCACGGAGCTATCTATTACTGTGGACAAAGATCAGAATTCTATCGTAAATTGGgtgaaaataacaattaaaccAGATGGTGGTATATCTAGATTTCGAGTTTTTGGCAAACCAAAGATTCTTAGACAGAAAATATGA
- the LOC105669624 gene encoding probable inactive allantoicase isoform X3 produces the protein MSHNRSKEEHNNQQLMESCEFTCTRMKKKSKNSKQKDNSEESGANISSRVNMSDNRSKEEHNNQQLMESCEFTCTRMKKKSKNSKQKDNSEESGATISSRTETESNAESEEFDYHHSLELKEVTSEKNGAKIIFATDDFYGVAENLLKNDDPVCNEHMMFSNKTNNNVDGWKTQKMRNERHNFVIIQLPGATVIQSICINTACFINEFSEFSVQGKMLSECLIGIKYKPNRTNKLGTSCNMKDYISMHDNTKDWNYLILPSTLSSGYPSMCKKSFCVLPHYNVTHLRLNIFPDGGIARFRAYGKVIPAVTPINRDIDLISSLYNSHCTLFSDSSIGHPNNIILPNEATSIVEGWNTVEKHYKYYKFNETSFDEISVESWAIFRLGCRGTVTHVVIDTRLFTGNAPYMVRVQGCFGKTDDNLNDKWEKLISDVHINPGTELSITVDKDQNSIVNWVKITIKPDGGISRFRVFGKPKILRQKI, from the exons ATGAGCCACAATCGATCGAAAGAAGAACACAACAATCAACAATTAATGGAATCGTGCGAATTCACATGCACAAGA atgaaaaaaaagagcaaaaatTCCAAACAGAAGGATAACTCTGAAGAATCGGGCGCAAATATATCCTCAAGA GTAAACATGAGCGACAATCGATCGAAAGAAGAACACAACAATCAACAATTAATGGAATCGTGCGAATTCACATGTACAAGA atgaaaaaaaagagcaaaaatTCCAAACAGAAGGATAACTCTGAAGAATCGGGCGCAACCATATCCTCAAGA ACAGAAACGGAGAGCAACGCTGAATCTGAAGAGTTCGACTATCATCATTCATTGGAATTAAAAGAAGTCACATccgaaaaa aacggagcaaaaattatatttgcaaccGATGATTTTTACGGCGTGGCTGAAAATCTACTTAAA aatGATGATCCTGTATGCAATGAACACATGATGTTCAGTAACAAAACCAACAACAATGTCGACGGATGGAAAACCCAAAAAATGCGAAATGAACGgcataattttgttattatccAATTACCCGGTGCAACTGTTATACAGTCCATTTGTATAAACACTGCCTGCTTTATCAACGAGTTTTCAGAATTTTCCGTACAAGGCAAAATGCTATCCGAAT gTTTAATTGGCATTAAATATAAGCCAAATCGTACAAATAAATTAGGCACATCTTGCAATATGAAAGACTACATATCCATGCACGATAATACAAAg GATTGGAACTATTTGATTTTACCATCCACTCTGAGCTCCGGCTATCCATCTATGTGTAAAAAGTCCTTCTGCGTCTTACCGCATTACAACGTGACCCATTTGCGACTCAATATTTTCCCAGACGGAGGTATTGCCAGATTTCGCGCTTACGGAAAGGTGATACCCGCCGTTACACCAATAAATAGGGACATTGATTTAATCTCCTCTTTGTATAATAGTCATTGTACATTATTCAGTGACAGTTCCATTGGACAtcctaataatattattctaccTAATGAAGCCACAAGCATTGTTGAAGGATGGAATACTGTagaaaaacattacaaatactacaaatttaatgaaacgtCATTCGATGAG atatcgGTCGAATCCTGGGCTATATTTAGGTTGGGATGCAGAGGCACAGTCACTCATGTTGTTATTGATACAAGACTTTTCACTGGCAATGCTCCATACATGGTACGAGTGCAAGGATGTTTTGGAAAAACTGATGATAATTTAAACGACAAATGGGAAAAACTCATATCGGATGTTCAT ataaatcCGGGCACGGAGCTATCTATTACTGTGGACAAAGATCAGAATTCTATCGTAAATTGGgtgaaaataacaattaaaccAGATGGTGGTATATCTAGATTTCGAGTTTTTGGCAAACCAAAGATTCTTAGACAGAAAATATGA